From a single Ciconia boyciana chromosome 6, ASM3463844v1, whole genome shotgun sequence genomic region:
- the ERH gene encoding enhancer of rudimentary homolog, with protein MSHTILLVQPTKRPEGRTYADYESVNECMEGVCKMYEEHLKRMNPNSPSITYDISQLFDFIDDLADLSCLVYRADTQTYQPYNKDWIKEKIYVLLRRQAQQASK; from the exons ATG tctcaCACAATTCTACTTGTCCAGCCTACCAAGAGGCCAGAAGGCAGAACATATGCTGATTATGAATCGGTGAATGAGTGCATGGAAG gaGTCTGTAAAATGTATGAAGAGCATCTGAAGAGAATGAATCCCAACAGTCCATCCATTACATATGATATCAGCCAATTGTTTGACTTCATTGATGACTTGGCAGACCTCAGCTGTCTTGT ttACCGTGCTGATACTCAGACATACCAACCGTACAATAAAGACTGGATAAAGGAGAAGATCTACGTCCTCCTCCGCAGGCAGGCCcagcaagcaagcaaataa
- the SLC39A9 gene encoding zinc transporter ZIP9 isoform X1: MDDFRSICLLSLAMLVACYVAGIIPLAVNFSEERLKLVTVLGAGLLCGTALAVIVPEGVHALYEDILEGKHHPVSEMQRVIESEKVAEIPVVHEYGHDHSRLHAYIGVSLVLGFVFMLLVDQIGSSHVHSTDDPEAARSGNSKITTTLGLVVHAAADGVALGAAASTSQTSVQLIVFVAIMLHKAPAAFGLVSFLMHAGLERNRIRKHLLVFALAAPVMSMVTYLGLSKSSKEALSEVNATGVAMLFSAGTFLYVATVHVLPEVGGIAHSHKPESTGGKGLSRLEVAALVLGCLIPLVLSIGHHH, encoded by the exons ATGGATGACTTCCGCTCCATCTGCCTGCTGTCTCTGGCCATGCTGGTCGCCTGCTATGTGGCAGGAATTATCCCCTTGGCAGTTAATTTTTCCGAG GAGAGATTAAAGTTGGTGACTGTTCTGGGTGCTGGGCTGCTGTGTGGAACTGCCTTGGCTGTCATTGTGCCAGAAGGAGTACATGCACTTTATGAAGACATTTTGGAGG GGAAGCATCATCCGGTGAGCGAGATGCAGCGTGTGATTGAGTCTGAGAAGGTAGCAGAAATCCCGGTTGTACATGAGTATGGCCATGACCATTCCAGGTTGCATGCCTACATTGGTGTATCCCTTGTCCTCGGCTTTGTCTTCATGCTGTTGGTGGACCAGATAGGCAGCTCTCATGTGCACTCTACAGATG ATCCAGAAGCTGCAAGGTCGGGCAACTCCAAAATCACCACAACGCTGGGACTAGTAGTCCATGCTGCAG CTGATGGTGTTGCATTGGGTGCAGCAGCTTCTACTTCTCAGACTAGTGTCCAGTTGATAGTGTTTGTTGCGATTATGTTGCACAAG GCACCAGCTGCCTTTGGCCTGGTTTCCTTCCTGATGCACGCTGGGCTGGAACGGAATCGAATTAGAAAACACTTGCTGGTCTTTGCGTTAGCAGCACCTGTTATGTCGATGGTGACATACTTAGGGCTAAGCAAG aGCAGCAAAGAAGCCCTTTCAGAAGTCAATGCCACCGGAGTTGCtatgctgttttctgctgggACTTTTCTTTATGTTGCCACAGTTCATGTCCTCCCAGAAGTAGGAGGAATTGCTCATAGCCACAAACCTGAATCAACTGGAGGAAAAGGACTCAGTCGTCTGGAGGTGGCAGCCCTAGTATTAGGATGCCTTATTCCTCTAGTCTTGTCCATTGGACACCATCACTAA
- the SLC39A9 gene encoding zinc transporter ZIP9 isoform X2: MQRVIESEKVAEIPVVHEYGHDHSRLHAYIGVSLVLGFVFMLLVDQIGSSHVHSTDDPEAARSGNSKITTTLGLVVHAAADGVALGAAASTSQTSVQLIVFVAIMLHKAPAAFGLVSFLMHAGLERNRIRKHLLVFALAAPVMSMVTYLGLSKSSKEALSEVNATGVAMLFSAGTFLYVATVHVLPEVGGIAHSHKPESTGGKGLSRLEVAALVLGCLIPLVLSIGHHH, encoded by the exons ATGCAGCGTGTGATTGAGTCTGAGAAGGTAGCAGAAATCCCGGTTGTACATGAGTATGGCCATGACCATTCCAGGTTGCATGCCTACATTGGTGTATCCCTTGTCCTCGGCTTTGTCTTCATGCTGTTGGTGGACCAGATAGGCAGCTCTCATGTGCACTCTACAGATG ATCCAGAAGCTGCAAGGTCGGGCAACTCCAAAATCACCACAACGCTGGGACTAGTAGTCCATGCTGCAG CTGATGGTGTTGCATTGGGTGCAGCAGCTTCTACTTCTCAGACTAGTGTCCAGTTGATAGTGTTTGTTGCGATTATGTTGCACAAG GCACCAGCTGCCTTTGGCCTGGTTTCCTTCCTGATGCACGCTGGGCTGGAACGGAATCGAATTAGAAAACACTTGCTGGTCTTTGCGTTAGCAGCACCTGTTATGTCGATGGTGACATACTTAGGGCTAAGCAAG aGCAGCAAAGAAGCCCTTTCAGAAGTCAATGCCACCGGAGTTGCtatgctgttttctgctgggACTTTTCTTTATGTTGCCACAGTTCATGTCCTCCCAGAAGTAGGAGGAATTGCTCATAGCCACAAACCTGAATCAACTGGAGGAAAAGGACTCAGTCGTCTGGAGGTGGCAGCCCTAGTATTAGGATGCCTTATTCCTCTAGTCTTGTCCATTGGACACCATCACTAA